In the genome of Flexistipes sinusarabici DSM 4947, one region contains:
- a CDS encoding molybdopterin-dependent oxidoreductase, with translation MNRRIFLRYLLVSGAFFVSIRVRALAAFGDFINPWRIRTVEGSTPEIDMDKFTLSITGLAEERRKLTYSDLENLTDTSYREDFNCVEGWSVPDLQWEGVSLNKIIEIVKPYKKAKYINFYCYGNKYTESIPVSEVKDRYILALRVNGEKLEPKHGFPVRLFYPDRYGYKSAKWIKKIEFSDIKVPGFWTKRGYPYDGKILG, from the coding sequence ATGAACAGAAGAATTTTCCTCAGATATCTTTTGGTGAGCGGGGCTTTCTTTGTATCCATCAGGGTGAGAGCTTTAGCTGCTTTCGGAGACTTTATCAATCCATGGAGGATAAGGACTGTTGAAGGAAGTACGCCAGAAATAGATATGGACAAATTTACGCTTTCAATCACCGGGTTGGCCGAAGAAAGGCGGAAACTTACATATTCCGATCTGGAAAATTTGACAGACACTTCTTACCGGGAGGATTTCAACTGTGTTGAAGGGTGGAGTGTTCCGGATCTTCAGTGGGAAGGTGTCAGCCTTAATAAAATAATAGAGATTGTTAAACCCTATAAAAAGGCAAAATATATTAATTTTTATTGTTATGGCAATAAATATACCGAATCCATTCCTGTTTCAGAAGTTAAAGACAGATATATCCTGGCGTTAAGGGTAAACGGTGAAAAATTGGAGCCAAAGCACGGGTTCCCCGTAAGACTTTTCTACCCGGACAGGTATGGTTATAAGAGTGCAAAATGGATAAAAAAGATCGAATTTTCTGATATAAAAGTCCCCGGTTTCTGGACAAAAAGAGGATACCCTTACGACGGTAAAATTTTGGGATAG
- a CDS encoding GNAT family N-acetyltransferase, producing the protein MKLIIREEQERDFGEIYRLNNEAFGRSEEAELVNELRENDGIIISLVALLSNLIVGHILYTPCKINSHKNELTGAALGPMAVLPGYQKKGIGRKMVEESIEILSEAAYPFIAVLGYPEYYSQFGFTPAGKHGLRCQWDVPDEAFMILPLDSERTDEVTGTVIYRPEFSKFANIVGE; encoded by the coding sequence ATGAAACTGATAATCAGAGAAGAACAGGAAAGGGATTTCGGTGAAATTTACAGGCTTAATAATGAAGCTTTCGGAAGGAGCGAGGAGGCAGAACTCGTAAATGAATTAAGGGAAAATGACGGAATAATTATCTCTCTTGTGGCCCTTCTGAGCAACCTCATTGTTGGTCATATTTTATACACACCGTGCAAAATAAACTCACATAAAAATGAATTGACCGGAGCAGCATTGGGGCCTATGGCTGTTCTTCCCGGGTATCAAAAGAAAGGAATCGGCAGAAAAATGGTGGAAGAGAGTATTGAAATACTTTCTGAGGCCGCTTACCCTTTTATCGCAGTGCTCGGTTATCCTGAATATTATTCGCAATTCGGCTTTACCCCCGCAGGCAAACATGGACTCCGGTGCCAGTGGGATGTACCGGATGAAGCTTTTATGATTTTGCCGCTGGATTCTGAACGCACAGATGAAGTTACGGGGACTGTTATTTACAGACCGGAATTTTCAAAATTCGCAAATATCGTTGGGGAGTAA